The following nucleotide sequence is from Vibrio sp. VB16.
GTCGAATTTAAAGCGGCGTATGTTACCAAGTGGACTGGAATATCGGATACATGGCCTGAAGTGGTCTTTCACGGTGAGAGAGGAACGGTCGATGGAATGGCTCAGCTTACGCCTTATGCCGATGGAATATTCCAATTACATGGTATGACAGATGAGATTACCTTGTTTAAAGATGGATTAGTGTATAGCAGTGAAGATTGTGCTCAACCTCAGTTACCGGAATACTTGGTTTATAAAATCAAGAAAGGGTGGAATGAGGTGCAGAAGCGAGAAAGAACCGAACTTGCTATCAAACATATGAGCCGATTCATCCCTAGTTTTGCTGAGGCCACGTTTGCTGGGAAGCCGTTATATGGTGCACAGCAAATTCCCGGCATCGATGCCTCGCTCCGTGCGGCTGATGTCTCTTTTCATGGTTCTAATTATGCGCGAATAGAGATTGTAAAAGGGTCTTCTGCTATAGAGGCTGCATTGAAGATAGTCGAGGGCATATTTAGCAACAATAATACTCTCGACAAAATACTCGTTGAGCGTTCGCCCAGTCAAAAAGAGACGGTGTCACTCGATGCAGGAGAGGTAGAGCAGTTTGCTATTCAATTGGCCACTGAACGTGGTTATCCCGATGGATTAGCAAAGGTGAGCGGATTAGCTCCGCTCTATTAATATCCGAACCTGAGTGCCCAGGCACACCATATATCTTGTAGATGACGGCGGTTACCTCGGATAAATTTGATTTCTTGTCCAGGCCTAGCCTGTGCAATTCGTGCATGATCAATCCTCGCCAGTACCCCTAACTTAGGGTAGCCACCTAAGGTCTGCCTATCGTTTAGCAATATGATTGGTTTACCGTCAGGTGGTATCTGTACGGACCCCAAGGCTATGCCTTCGGAGATAATACCTTCTACGGGTGGTGTTATCGGCGACCCTTCTAAGCGATATCCCATACGGTCGCTGTGTTGGCCAACTTTATAGGTTTGGTTGTAAAAAGAGCGCTTAGATTCTTTGCTAAATTGATGTGCTTGATATGACTCAATCAGTCGTAAACGTAAAGGCAGGTTGTAATCGGGAGTGAAGCGAAAGGTCAGTTGTTTAGAGGGCTTTATTGCGCTCGATTTGTTGTATTTTAGTCTATCGTTTTTGACCAATGGCGTACCATCTTGATGCAGGCCACCGAGCTGTTCTCTTAACACTGTGCTGGTGCTACCTAAATGTGGAGCGATGTCGAATCCACCCTCTACGGCCAAATAGGCTCTTAATCCGTTTGTTGGCAAGCCAAACTTTAAAACCTGTCCTCTACGAGCATAGAAAGAGGTCCAGTTTCTGATCGGTTTATCATCTAATCTTGCTTGTAAATCACCACCACATATTGCGAGCATGCAACTTTGGGTAAATCGAAATTCAGCTTGGCCCAAAGTGATCTCTATAGTGGCGCTGTTTGGATGGTTGCCTAGCAGGTGATTTGACCAACAGTAAGCGTATTCATCTAATGGTCCGCCTTGCGTTACACCGAGTGGTGCAAGGCCGTAGCGGCCAAAGTCTTGAATTAGGCTCAATTGACCGGGTTTGATGACCTCTAAATAGCCCATAACTCACCCCCTAATTCTAGATATCGTTGTTTGGTAATTGACTCAAATCTCACTTTATCCCCAATTCGAAAGGGGGAAAGCTGCTCGCTTTCGGGGTCAAAAAGTTTACTGGGACAGTTACCAATTATATTCCAGCCTCCCGGCGTCATGGAGGGATAGACAGCAGTCTGATTATCTGCAATACCGACACTACCCGCATTCACTTTCAGCCTAGGTGTTGCCAGTCGTGGTGTGATGAGGTCACGATCTAAACCGGAAAGAAACGCAAATCCAGGCGCAAAACCAATTGCGCATATAGTGTAGTCTGGCGTCGTATGCTTAGCGATAAGCGTGTGGAGATCCAATGATTTTTTGCGAAGTATCGAGCTCAGATCCGGCGCAACGTCAGAGCCATAATAGACGGGTAATGTCACTGTGTTGTCGCTAGGTAAGGCTTGAAAGGAATCAACCTGATGGACAATTTGTGCAAGGCTTTCTAGCATAGCGTGTTCAGGAATTCGATAGGGTAGATAGTCGACTAAAAGCGTGGTGTAAGAAGGCGTTAAGTTCATTATGCTGTCAGTATGATGCGCATAAATAAGTTCGGCTACTCGATTGATAAAGGGGGGCAACACCACACTTATCTCATCGGCAAACTGAATCAATATGGATGATTCGCAAACGGCTTCGATAGAAAAATTTTTACTTAGCATGTCGGTCTCATAAATTGGCAATGGATTCTCTAATTTTACGAATACAAGCAATAGAGTGGGGATTATCACTATGAATGCAAACGGTATCCGCTTGTACTGCTAACGGTTGTCCAGTAACGGTCGTAACGCTTCCATACTTTGCTATCTGCATGACTTGATAATAGATATCGTCGCTATTGTGTATTACGGCTTTGGGGTGATCTCTTGGGGAAAGCTGTCCATTATCAGAATAGGTTCTATCAGCAAAGGCTTCGAATAGTAACGGCACATTAAAATCATCGGCCATTTCTAAGTATTGTTGATTTTCTGAGGTCGACAAAATCATAAGCGGCAGTGAATAAACTTGCGCGGCTTTGGCGATGGCTCTAAATATGGCCGGCGAGCGCATCATGTCGTTATAAAGCGCACCATGAGGCTTTACGTACTCAACCTTTGCTTGATGCAGTTCTGTAAGTGCCTTTATTGCACCAAGTTGATAGAGTACCAAGTGGGTGATTTCAGCCTCTGTATGGGCGATCGAACGTCGTCCGAAACCTTGAATGTCGTTATAACTGGGATGAGCCCCTATCTTTACCGAATGCTTCAGGGCCAACTGAATGGTTTGTGACATTATATTTGGGTCGGAGGCATGAAAGCCACAGGCGATATTCGCCATGTCTATCCACGGCATAACTTCTTCATCTTCGCCCATTTTCCAAAGGCCAAAGCTTTCACCCATGTCACAGTTAATAGATAACTGTTCAATACTCATCTGAACCTCTTTTGTCTTCCTTGAAATAGCGCTAAAGGGCTTGCAACGATTTTACCGATATAAGAGTCCATTTTATTTATTTGATAAATAATTAATGGGGTAAAGCCAACAAAATAGTAATGTTTACTTTCTAATGTTAGAAATAATACGACGGCGGTTATTGATCAGTATCGCTATTCAAAAATAAAATGGTTATCTGCGTGTTAATTGACCGACTCTGCTGCTAGTATGTGACTAGTTCTTACCTACATTTTTATAACTTTTGTTTTTACACATTTTGAGGGGGAAATATGGAGCTGGGTTTAATTATTGTTTTTATAATTGCAGCGGCACTTATGGTGCGAAAAGAGATGAAGTCTAAATAGTGTTTTCCCTATTTGAATTAAAAAAAGACCGCAATGCGGTCTTTTTTGTTGGTAAGTAAAAAGTTCAATTAAGAATCAATAACATATCAGCAGTTCCATCCTCAAATTGAACGTCGAGTTCAAAACCAAGTTTTTGTGCCAGAGTTAACATCCCTCTATTGGTCGGCATTGTCATGCCTGACATCTGCTTTGTGCCTTTGTTTTTGCAAAAGTCGATGATTCTTGTCATTAATATTCGGCCTAAACCACAACCTTTAAGATCAGAACGGATCAGGATAGCAAATTCTGCATCGGTATTATCCGGGTTGATTAAGGCTCTAGATACACCCAATATCTCACCTTTTTGAGTGACGGCAACAAAAGCGATCTCTCGGTTGAAATCTATTTGGGTTAGGTTGGATAACGCTTCATGATTCAACTCACCCACTTCAGTAAAGAAGCGTTTGTAGAGGTCTTCCTTGGACACATTATGAATAAAGGAGGCGTGAGCAGGTTCGTCTTCAGGCAGGATAGGGCGAAGCTTGACTTCTTCACCACTTTTTAGGGTCACAAACTCTTCCAATTCTACCGGGTAAGGACGGATAGCTAATCGCTGGTGTGGGTCGCCGGTAAACGGTTTTAGAGTCAGGTCGGCATCTAATATGGTTAGTGACTTGTGCCCAACAAGAAGAGGATGGATATCCAGTTCATGGATCTGTGGGTTGTCGATGATCATTTGCGAAAGTCGGACTAAAAAGTCACACAGTAGATCGATGTCAAGATTGCTGGTTTTCTGGGGCCTTATCGTGTGCCCCTTAATGGCGCGGATAATAAGGTATCTTGCCAATGCCATGTTTAAAGGTAGGATACCAACAGCAGCATCAATGCTTTCATCCCACTCCGATCCCCCTTCGCCCAGCATGATTACAGGGCCAAAGGTGGCGTCTGTTTTGACCTTAACTCTTAATTCATAGGCACCAATTCGGCTCGCCATCGCTTGGACTAACAAACCGTGAATATTTGCAGAAGGGTAGTTCAGTTGCACACCATCAAGGATAGATTGCGCAGCGGTTTGAACCTCTATAGGGTTGCGTAAATTCAGAACCACACCGTGTACATCTGATTTATGGGCGATGTCTGGTGACCGAAGTTTTACCGCCACGGGATAACCGATGGTGTCTGCAATTTGAACGGCTTCAGACGGCTCTTGCGCTATCCATGTTTCTAATACGGTAAATTTATAATTCGACAGTAATGGCGTTATCTCGTGTGTATCCAGTACCAATGTATTGGTTTCATTTTCTGGGCTGATTTCGCTTGGGTTCTGCTTTGTAAGTTGGGACTCAATCTGATTGGCAAGCTTGGATTCTATCCAACTGCGTGCTTGTTGCTTGTTTTTGACATCGATCTGCTCCGAACTGGTGGGGGTTTCAATGAGTTGTTTCTGATTTCTTCTATATTCCACTAAGTGCATGTAAGCGACAACGGCACTTTCGGGGGTTCTGTAGGTTGGAATGCCAGCTTGAGTAAATAAAAGCCGTGCTTCTCTTGCGGTTTTCTCGCCACTCCAGTTGGTCAATATGTTGAAGCGTTTGTGTCGTGGATGCGCCTTTACACAATCGATTATCGCTTGAGCCGTCTCAATAGAATGTGCGATTGCGGACGGGCTATGCATGATCAGAAGGGCGTCTATATCATCGCTGTCGAGTAGTGCATTTACCGAGTCTACATAACGATTTTTATCGGCGTCACCGATCATATCGATGGGATTACTTTTCGACCATGCTGATGGAAGCGCTTGATCCAACTTTTTAATAGTATCGTCACTGAGTTCGGCTAATTTGCCACCTCGCTCTAGCAAAGTATCCACGGCCATTATTGATGGGCCACCACCGTTGGTAATGATACCGAGTCTTTCGCCTCTTAATGGCACCGCGTGAGTAAGTGTCTCCACGGCTGCAAACAACTCATGGGTATTTTTAACTCTTAACATACCCGTTCGACTGATCGCTGAATCATAAATGATATCTAACGTATCATTGCCGCCGGTGTGACGCTGCGCAGCTCTTCTTCCAGCGTGTGTTCGGCCACCTTTAAGGACCAATATGCGCCGATTTCGAGAAGCCGCTCGCGCAGCTGACATGAATTGACGTGCATCTTTAATGGAGTCTATATAGAGAAGGATCGCCGATGTTTTGCTGTCGGTACAGAGGTGATCAAGCAATTCAGCCACGTCGATATCACTTCCATTGCCAATGGATACAAAAGCAGAGAAACCGATGTCTTTGTCGTTTGCCCAATCTAAGATGGTCGTGCAAACCGCCGCCGATTGAGAAACAAAAGCGATGTTGCCTTTCGCAGCACTGACAGGCGAAAAAGAGGCATTAAGGTTTAACCAAGGAAGGATAAGACCCAAACTGTTTGCACCTAACACTCGAATGCCATTCGCTTTCGCGATAGCGAGGCACTGTTGTTCTATGGTTTCCCCGTCGCCATTTGTAATATGCATATCGGATGACAGTACAATCGCTGCCGACACCTTTTTTTCGGCTAACAGCTTAAATATTTCTACGTTGCGTGACGCATTGGTGCAGAGAACGGCGATATCAGGCGTAATAGGTAATTTATCAATTGAGGGGTAAGCAAGTACACCACATACTGCCTTATATTTGGGTGTAACCGGCATAATGGCGCCCTGAAACCCGCCTTTCAACAGATTATTCATGACTACTTCACCAGCCCTAAAAGGTCGGTTTGATGCTCCAATAACCGCGATAGAAGTCGGCTTAAGCAGTTTAGAAATATTATTCATAGAAACCTCGGGTATATACCGGTTCATCAATAATAATAGATTTCTCGTTGAATGAATTGTCTATACTTTATCTATGTGACAGAGCATACCGAATTGTTCAGCGAGACTGTGTCTTAGCTCACATCCTAATAGTATCTATTAGTATTATCTACTTGATTATATTGCGTTCAATAGGCATGATTTGCGTAGCTTATTAAGGAACTTATGAATTGTTTATGAGAAATATTTCTATTATTGCTTTGTCTATTTTGCTTACCGCTTGTTCATCTGGTGAATTGATCACCAATGTGACAAGTGAGAGTCATCAAGAAGAGTATAAAACTAAACCAATGGTCGAACCGATGAAAGAGTCGACTGTAATGGAATCCGATGTTGGGGTTACCGCGGTAGCACAACAACAAGTGGTTAAAGCCCAAGTATCTCAGCCCAAACCGTCTACTGCCACGCGTTCTAGCAACAAGATGATCAAAATCTTGCCGCCTACTCAAAAGCAAGAAGCAAATATGATGCGTTTTGGTTACACCATACAGGTTATGGCCGTAGGCAGTTCTCAGAAAGCGTTGAGTTATGCAAACCAGTTACCAGAGGCTCATCCGGTTTGGGAGCATCACAAACAGGTGAAAGGAACAGATTGGTATGCGGTTTTATATGGTGATTATGCGACCAAGTCTGAAGCGAAAGCCGCAATTCAAACATTACCTAAGTACTTTAGAGATCTAAAACCGTTTGTTAGAAGCCTAGACGAGATTAAAAACTCATCTTATCCGAAGTTGGTTAAGATTAAGTAATATTGCAACTGGCGTATAGTCGCGATTTATTTTGCTCAAATTATTAAAAGGAACCCTTGGGTTCCTTTTTTTGATTGAATTCTGAACGAACAAATGGCTAGATTGTATTGGGCTCTATTTTTTACTGTACCTACGGTATCAATTGGTTATGATTAGAATTCGATAATAATGTTGTTGTTTCGCGGAATGATCTTAAAAATGAATAAAACATCTATTCTTCTCTTATGTGGTGGCGGTTCTTCAGAGCATGAAGTCTCTTTGGTATCTGCGGCTTATTTATTGGATCAACTCCAGAAACAACCAGAGTTCGAAGTCCACTTTGTGGAAATCACCAAAGATGCGTGGCTGCTTGATGGTGCACATGTCAATTTGGATATCAATAAAAAGGCGCTAATATCTGATACTGGTGAAATCAAAATTGACTATATTGTGCCGTGTGTACATGGATACCCAGGCGAAACGGGGGATCTTCAGTCAATGTTCGAACTTGCTGGTATTCCGTATTTTGGTTGTGGGGCTGAAGCGAGCACAAATAGCTTCAATAAAATCACCTCTAAACTATGGTACGACGCGATTGGGATCCCGAATACGCCTTATCTATTTTTGGTTGATGCTGACCAGAAATCATTAGACAAGGCATCCCAAGCTTTTGATAAATGGGAAAAAGTTTTTGTTAAAGCTGCATGTCAGGGATCATCTGTTGGCTGTTACAGTGTCACTGAAAAGAGCGAGTTGGTAAAAGCTATTCAGTCTGCTTTTCACTATTCCGATCAAGTTCTCATCGAAAAATCGGTCAAACCGCGAGAATTGGAAGTTGCAGCGTACGAATATCAAGGAACGCTATTTGTAAGTAAACCTGGCGAGGTGATTGCACCAGACAATGCCTTTTACACTTATGAAGAGAAGTACAGTGCAGATAGCCATTCTCATACTGAAGTTGAAGCGAGCAACCTTACTGCACAACAGTTATCGGATATTGAAACGTTTAGTAAAACCGTATTTAATCAAATGAAATTGAAGGACTTATCTCGCATCGATTTCTTCTTAACCGAAGAAAATGAACTCTTGCTGAATGAGGTTAATACTTTTCCTGGAATGACACCGATCTCTATGTTTCCTAAAATGGTTGAACATAACGGACATCAGTTCAGTGAATTTTTAGCTAGCGCAATAAAGAGCGCGCTTAATCCCAAGGTTTAATCACTTTATATTTGGTCATTTCGTTTTCCGCGACACGCTTCATCTGTAAATATTGCGCTGGCATAGCGGGGCTAAGCCAGCGACCGAAATCTTGGATATCCCTTATATTGTAGCCTTGCCTTTCAAGCTCTTGAGTTGCACCCACTCGGGCTGACTGTCCTGTGAATCTGTAGTGATTGGACAAACCTAATCGATCACTGGCTCTTCGAAGGATCCGATAGATTGACGAGTCATCGAGTTGATGCATTCCAATGTTGCTGTGTTTGTCTATACGACGGAAAAGATACCCTTGCGAACCCGTAAGAAATTGAGTCCAATTAGATAGGGCAGAGCCTGCTTTGTCACTCAATTTGTATGTCATGTTATTCAAGTTCACACACCACTGATTGTCGATCTGATCTACATCACTCAGTTGCAGGTTCTTTAGGTTGGTTCTTTTCAGAGCACACTCAAACATGATGTAATAAAGAGCAAGATCACGGTGACCCCGTAACGTATCTTCCCGGTTCAATAACTCATCTAATGAATCAAGGTGTTTTGTTGTCAGGGCGTTTGCTTGTCTCGCATCACCTTGTTTTTGAAGCCTTAACTGCGACAGAGTAAATTGTATTTGGCGATGTGCGGTTGGGGCTGGATAGCTATGTAGTTTATGTATGGTGCCAATAGTGATGCTGTAACGTCTTATGGAGGCGAACTTACGCTCTCTAGACTCATACTCGAGAAACATACGTATTGCTGTGATAGATGCTGGCAGGGCGTTAACATGTTTTGCTTCACAAAACGAGACAAATCTATTCCAGTCGGTTGTCATAGCAAGCACAGAACTATGCGAATATTGCGTGTCTGTTAACTGATTGATGTCATCGTTAACTATATGATTATTATATTTTTTTCTACTTATATCACGCACTATGATATCCGTTATTGGGGGGATGTTTTTCTTGATCATAGTGCACTATAACTTGATGAGTTGAATGAAAGAATATACTTGAATATGTGACAATTACAATTATTATATAGTGACGAAAAACAAAAAGAATATTCATTATGGCTACGACGTTTCATAGAGGCTACAGCATTCAATCCGGTGCTGATAAAGATGTTTGGCATGTCAGGATTAAAAAGCAGATTTTGTCTGGTAATTTGCCAGCGGTTAAGAAATCGGTAGATTGGTGGTGCGATACCGCGACCATTATAGATCCTATCGAATTTGCGTCTCTCGCGCCTAAAAAAGAAGAAGAAGTAACTGAGCAACATGAAGAGTATAATGGCCAGCTATTAAAGAGTGACAGTGGAGCTAAAAACTCCTGGTACTGCTTTTTTAATGGCAAGCTTATTAAGGGCTCTAAAGATGCTATCAAAAAGCATATTGACAAACACGTCGCGGTAGCGGCAATAAGAAAGAAATAATATGTCTCTTGTATATTCAACAGAAATCGGCCGAATTAAACCAGAAGAACAAAAAGTAAACCGCCCAACGGGTGATGGTATCGTAAGGATACAGAAACAGACCAAAGGACGAAAAGGCAAGGGTGTTTGTATTGTCACTGGGCTGGATTTAGATGATGCAGGACTTAAATTAGTCGCAGCAGAACTTAAAAAGGTTTGTGGCTGCGGTGGTTCTGTAAAAGATGGGACCATTGAGATACAAGGTGACAATCGTGACAAAATTAAGGCTCACCTAGAGAAAAAAGGTTACACCGTTAAGTTGGCGGGTGGTTGATAAATTGTTAACTCAAGCAACGCTAACAATCATAGCCAACGTCGAGTTGGCTTTTTTATGGGTATGATGTTGATCAAAAGCTTTTTTAACCTAGTATAAGGTGCAGTAAAGCTAAACCAACGATTATGGAGGAAAATCTTTTATGAAACAGTCAATTGTCCATATAGCATTAGTCGTTAGAGACTATGATGAAGCTATCGATTTTTACGTTAACAAATTGAAATTCGAACTAGTCGAAGACACCTACCAGCCAGAGCAAGATAAGCGTTGGGTTGTCGTGTCTCCACCTGGTTCTAATGGTGTCACTCTGCTGCTTGCACGAGCGTCAAAGGCAGAACAACATAACTTTATTGGAAACCAGTCTGGAGGTCGTGTATTTCTGTTCTTAAACACGGATGATTTTTGGCGTGATTATAATAGAATGGTAGAAGAAGGTATTAAATTTGTTAGGCCTCCCCAAGAACAAGATTACGGTGTGGTTGCCGTGTTCGAAGATCTTTATGGAAACCTTTGGGACTTACTCGAACTGAATGAAAATCACCCCATGTCGGTAAGAATGGCATAGCCAGCCCCTCAGAGCCATCTAACCGAACATATTCACTGACAATAAAAGAATAATAACCGTCCAACATGTTGAATAATTCAAGAGTCTGATTCTAATTAATTCAGTAATAGCGTAACTAATTAGTTTTTGAACCAGAACCACTCTTTTGAAAAAAATAAAATGACACTTTATATATGTTTGATATAAGGCTATATAAAATATAGTTGGAGTGTTAGTTATATGGCGATAAGCATTAGAGTTCCACATAAATCATTTCCATATCGTCCCAGTTATATTCATATGATTGAAATGGCAGAAGAGTAAATAAGAGATAGACTACTCGTACATTACTCTAAGGTGTTTATTGATAAAAATGAAAATATATGGGCAATGAAAGAGGTTATGAGATACCCTCATGAACTTGTCTGGTATCAATCTGTATCGACATAGTCTAATAGAATATGGAAAAGTAGTAACTGGGAAATATTAAAGGAAAATTTTTCTGGCATATATTCTTTTGTCGATTTATCAACTGAGGGTTATTCTCTTAGGCAATCTCTCGCCATTGTTAAACATAGCTTTGCAGGTATCTGTCTTGATAGTTTTATGGTACATGGTTCTGCGGCGGTTAATGCGAAGAATGTTTTAGTTATACTAGGAAGCTCTAGACCTGAATGCGTAACTTACCCAGGTCAGTATATTCACTACAAGGAGTCAGGGTGTCCCCTCCAGCCTTGTGGAATGCACGGGTATTTTAGTGGTTGCAAGAGAGAGCATGAACATCTTTTTTCCGAAAATAACTGCATTTATCCCTTTCCAAAATGCATGAATACTATTTCGGTCAGGGACGTTTCAGAAACATTAGAAATGTTGGCCCATAACAGAAGTATACGTATTAAAAATAATAATATATTTTGAATTAGCATGACGAATGTTAAATATATTCTATGGTTTATATTCGATATTTATTTTTACTATTCATCCTAATTAGTGATTCTATTTTATTCTCTATGTTTATCAAGATTCAATGAAATAAATTGAGGGAGATTATATTATTTGTATGACATTTTTTATGTTTGGATTATGTTGAATGTAAATTTCTGAGGTATCTTATTTTTCTCTGGGTAGGAATAAAGAAATTAACATTCATGAATTTATATTAATGAACAAATGCTAATGTTGGGAGTTCTCAGTGAAACGAATGGAAGCACCACTAGATATGGCTATTGGCACGAAATTTAAAACAAATCGACATGGTTATGCGACGGTTTTATATTATTACAATTGTTATACCGTTATAGTGGGTTTTGAAAATACGAGTAATATCCGCTCAATTAGTTCAACAAAACTGAGGTCTGGTCAATTTGTTGACCGTTTAGTGCCACCAAAATCTATAATAATAGGTGAAAAAATTCAATCAATAAAATATGGCGTACTGACGATTAGAGCAATAGAATCTGAAAATATAGTCGTGCTAACAAATAGTGATAATAAAGAAATACGCCTGTTGTTACCATCTGTTCAGAAAATGAGAGCCAAAGGAACTGATATTGAAATCCAAACAGGTGAGGGTGCAATGCTAACGCCACTAATTCAGTTTATTAAAAGTAACAAGAACGGCGACAGAAAATAAAAAATTCCCGACTCAATTCATGATTAAGAGAAGTATCACAACAGTCGGTGTGAAAGTCCCCATCAACCAACAAGATTGAGAGAACAGCAAATGCGAAGATTTAAAAGTAGGTCACACGCACAGCGCTTCCTCAGTATTCTCTCTTTAATGTATAACATCTTCAATTTACAAAAGCACTTGTGTAGTGTCGAGTTCTACAAAATAGCAGTATTGTTGCCTTTGCTACATGGAGTGATACTACAGGTAGTTAAGGGGTCATATACTGGGATACTACGACTCAATTTAGTAAGTTGACAGTACCTTTTTCTAGCTAAATATTAAATCCAGACAACAATCCGAATATTGATTTACTGGAGGATTAAAAAATACGTAAAATCAGTTCGTTACCTTGCAATACTTAGGTTTATGTACCAATCTTATTTTATAAGTATGGATAAGGATTGTGTATGCCCGTCAGTTCAGTAAAAAACAAAGGGGTAGTAGGAAAAGTTCTACTGCCTTCTTTGCTCATCAATTTACTCTCTCTCGCCGTTCCTCTAACGGTACTTCAAATCTATGACCGTATTTTACCTAACCAAAGTTATGGAACCGCGACTCTACTTTTAGCGGGTGCGACTTTGGCTGTTGCAATGGAAGCACTCATTAGGTTTGTACGAACTTGGCTTCTTTCTGCTGCTGCCAGTAATACAGAAAAAGCGACGTATCAAACCTTGGTTGAAAGGGTAACCACCGCTTCATCAAACCATATTCGCCATCTGGGTATTGGTGGTGTAGAAGAGGGGCTCGGCTCCGTATCAAAAGTCAAAGATTGGTATTCAGGTGGGATTATCGCTGGTTTTATTGATCTACCTTTTGCATTGATCTTTTTAGGTTTGGTGGCTTACATCGGCGGTGAGCTGGTAGCGATACCTTTGGTAGTTTGGCTAATTACACTCGGTATTGTTTGGCTATCTTCTATTCGCGTTAAAAGCCTAAGTGAAGAAGCGTCTCAAGATGAGCAGGAGCGAAAAGCGTTTTTGATTTTGCTGAGCCAAACAGTTCAAGGAATCAAGCGACAGGCCGTCGAGTCTCGAATCTTTAATCAGTTTAAGTTCCTCAACAATGTTCGTTCTCAATCCAAAGCAAGAGAAGAAGAACAGAATGCGTTCGCACAAGAATGTATTCAGCTTGCTGCCTTAGCGACTTCAGTGTTGCTCGTGATTACCGGTAGTTTATGGGTGTTGGATGGCCAGTTGACCACAGGTGGACTGGCGGCATGTTCCATTTTATCGGGTAGGGCCGTTGCACCGTTAAGTGCTCTGGTTGGCGTCCGAATTAAGCTCAATTCAATACACAGTGCTAATCAAGCAATAGAAAAGTTGAGTGACAAGTCGGTTACTGTACATCCTGTCTCCAAGCCATCGACTTTTACCCATACCACTCCTGATCAACTTCAAGCAACGCTTACCGATTTTGAAACTTTGGAGATTAAACAAGCAACGGTTGAAAGGTACAGTGCACTAGGACAAGTGGACTTGATGTTGAATAAAGGCGAGCTGGTTCTTCTGGAAAGTGAAGACCGTCATATTAACAGCCATCTACTATCATCGATTGCAGGTATTGATGATCTGACAGCGGGTGAGTG
It contains:
- the yciH gene encoding stress response translation initiation inhibitor YciH, which encodes MSLVYSTEIGRIKPEEQKVNRPTGDGIVRIQKQTKGRKGKGVCIVTGLDLDDAGLKLVAAELKKVCGCGGSVKDGTIEIQGDNRDKIKAHLEKKGYTVKLAGG
- a CDS encoding tyrosine-type recombinase/integrase, yielding MRDISRKKYNNHIVNDDINQLTDTQYSHSSVLAMTTDWNRFVSFCEAKHVNALPASITAIRMFLEYESRERKFASIRRYSITIGTIHKLHSYPAPTAHRQIQFTLSQLRLQKQGDARQANALTTKHLDSLDELLNREDTLRGHRDLALYYIMFECALKRTNLKNLQLSDVDQIDNQWCVNLNNMTYKLSDKAGSALSNWTQFLTGSQGYLFRRIDKHSNIGMHQLDDSSIYRILRRASDRLGLSNHYRFTGQSARVGATQELERQGYNIRDIQDFGRWLSPAMPAQYLQMKRVAENEMTKYKVIKPWD
- a CDS encoding DUF3319 domain-containing protein, coding for MATTFHRGYSIQSGADKDVWHVRIKKQILSGNLPAVKKSVDWWCDTATIIDPIEFASLAPKKEEEVTEQHEEYNGQLLKSDSGAKNSWYCFFNGKLIKGSKDAIKKHIDKHVAVAAIRKK
- a CDS encoding VOC family protein, with translation MKQSIVHIALVVRDYDEAIDFYVNKLKFELVEDTYQPEQDKRWVVVSPPGSNGVTLLLARASKAEQHNFIGNQSGGRVFLFLNTDDFWRDYNRMVEEGIKFVRPPQEQDYGVVAVFEDLYGNLWDLLELNENHPMSVRMA
- a CDS encoding ABC transporter transmembrane domain-containing protein; the encoded protein is MPVSSVKNKGVVGKVLLPSLLINLLSLAVPLTVLQIYDRILPNQSYGTATLLLAGATLAVAMEALIRFVRTWLLSAAASNTEKATYQTLVERVTTASSNHIRHLGIGGVEEGLGSVSKVKDWYSGGIIAGFIDLPFALIFLGLVAYIGGELVAIPLVVWLITLGIVWLSSIRVKSLSEEASQDEQERKAFLILLSQTVQGIKRQAVESRIFNQFKFLNNVRSQSKAREEEQNAFAQECIQLAALATSVLLVITGSLWVLDGQLTTGGLAACSILSGRAVAPLSALVGVRIKLNSIHSANQAIEKLSDKSVTVHPVSKPSTFTHTTPDQLQATLTDFETLEIKQATVERYSALGQVDLMLNKGELVLLESEDRHINSHLLSSIAGIDDLTAGECFINGESVSIASVTNIAAYCGVKGQLVSGTILDNLCGFDPERTQSANDYAKRLGLTKEITRLPDGLETQIGHTSASLLSMGNVKMLNIATQLASDKPVIMLERPDSSLDLDALGNLVKVLEQEVSAGRTILMVSYYSKLRELANRIITVESRAITVKSESNQEAVV
- a CDS encoding D-alanine--D-alanine ligase yields the protein MNKTSILLLCGGGSSEHEVSLVSAAYLLDQLQKQPEFEVHFVEITKDAWLLDGAHVNLDINKKALISDTGEIKIDYIVPCVHGYPGETGDLQSMFELAGIPYFGCGAEASTNSFNKITSKLWYDAIGIPNTPYLFLVDADQKSLDKASQAFDKWEKVFVKAACQGSSVGCYSVTEKSELVKAIQSAFHYSDQVLIEKSVKPRELEVAAYEYQGTLFVSKPGEVIAPDNAFYTYEEKYSADSHSHTEVEASNLTAQQLSDIETFSKTVFNQMKLKDLSRIDFFLTEENELLLNEVNTFPGMTPISMFPKMVEHNGHQFSEFLASAIKSALNPKV